The DNA sequence aaatgtaatttaattaGTCTCCAGGtaagtttaaatattaataacaaaaaaatattctattaaaaatttaaatttggaaCTATGGATATAAATAGAAGTAAAAATCTCATTTATTCGAAGTAttctaaaatctaaaattttcgAGGAACTGAAagctataaattttttttctcttatcATGCTCTCAAATTGTTTTGTTGAACAAAAAAGTAGAACAAAAAGATTTCTCACAATTACTATGCCGGTGTTTGGCACGGGCTTATAAGCCCGGCTTCTGAAATtacaagttagaagcacttatttgtatcgtttgtgtaagaagttaagaagtacttataaaaagttacaaATGCTAGCATTTAGTATGTGTCAATGGACAAGAAaaacttttaattatttaatttatttaggaGTACATGTTTTACTTCAAAGTTTAAATATGTGAAATGGTACTGGTTAGGACAAAGGTTAGATAATCGTGCACTCCAGATTCCGGGAGAAAAACACTGGGACCCAAAGATCCTCAACTAAAGTTTATAACataaatcaagaaataaaaaaaacttttacaaaaaaagtattaaaaaacttctttcaaattttaaaattcctaAAATTAGCTCTGACCCTTTTAATATAAAGCCGGGCTAACAGTGTAAAAACTTCTATGAGCAATAAAAAATATCCtatcatatatattgtttaattttgatttaatttaatatgtaattttattgagttttataataaaaaattatgaaaaatgtgAGTAATCAAACAGAGTTTTAAGTGACAGACTGTAAAGTTGCAGTGCAATGACACATTGTTAGcaagttttgtaatattacatTAAAATGGTCTGGCTTAATTCATCCCAGTTTACCTTCAGATTTAGAAACTAACCCAAATAAGGTTTATAGGAGTGCTTGACAAGACTTAAAGTTAACTCAAAGACTTATTACAGCCGTTGGATGAAGATCAATATACATGTACTTGTGTATGCTCAACTGttctatataaatatttatataaatttgttatattaGGCATGCAAATGGCTCCTCCTGAGTTCtgtctctctgtctctctcgaGCTCTACTGCCAAAGTGTTTATTTATGTTCTCACCCCATTTATAGTAACTTCAGTTCCTTGCATTTTAGAGAGAGAAAAGGTTGCAGAGGGAGAGAAAAATGGCATCCAGGGGAAGAGGAAGACCAAGAAAGGTTTGGGGTTTTGATATTCTACATGGGTTTTtggttttcttgatttttttgatttcttgaatattttttttaatttttttaatttttttttagcctAGGGAGTCCAGGATGGATGCAGCAGTGGACAAAATGGTGACGTTTGGGTTTGAGGAGAAAGATATCAAGGAGACTGTGAAGGAGCTGTTAACGGTTTGATGCTTACTTCttgtttttttaaagatttttgttGATTTATTGTGTAAGAATGTGTACCCGTTTGTGTATTTGAGTGTTTTGTAGTGAAAAACATTAGTATGTATGTGCTTTTTTATTTGGGGAATGTTTGATAATGTCATTGTTTTGTTGAGATTCTTTCTTGGTTTATTGTGAAATTTGATCCCTTGTGTGAGAGTATTTTGCAGTGTAAAACAGTGGTGTGTATGcgattttatgtttgttttgcaCTTGCCCTTGTGATCAGGAGGGCTTTGATTTTGGAAAATTTTAGATATCAAAAGGGGCTGATGTTGTACTTTTTGGTGGGAATTATTACTGATTTTAGGTCTATGGTGGTGGACCTGAAGCTTGGCCTGTTATTGAAGATGGCTGTTATAGTAtgcttcttgaaattcttttaAGCAAGAATTTAGAGAAAGATGAAGGCGGGCCAAGTCAGACCCGAAATGAAGAGGGAACAAATGGACTTGAAGAGACAATGGTAATATATACTGTCCTTAAAAAATGTGTGAAGTATACATTTTTGATTTTgccaataatttatatatataccgATGATTAAGGGGATAATATAATCTTTATTATCTTAGGGGATCAGTCTTCATTAGTTTATGTCTGAGGTGTTAGATTGTTGGGATAATGGATGTCTAGAGGATAAGTTCATCAATTATCAGTAACCAAGACATGCCAACAGTAATTTTACGGAGTTGAAATATTGTGTTTATGACCATTAGCAATATGGTGTATGTTTGTGTGAAGTTTGTGGAATACACTGTTAATCAGCCCATTGTTAGCAATTTGTTCTTTATAGTGCCAAAGTTCTGTTATACGTTGTTGTGCTAGGTGATTCTGCCAATACTCCATACTCTAGCTTTAACTGTGTCCTCTTCTATGTATTTCTACTAGAAATGTAATGCCTAAGTGATGACTGGATATTGGGTTTTGCATGTGTACTAGTATAACCAAtcacttatttatatttgtgaTAGCTTATTGTTTTAACATTTATCTTGTCATCAAAAGATAGCCATGTAAGCTAGAATTTATGAGAACAGAGTACAATATCTCCCTTTCCATTCCTAGCGTTCTTTATACAGCCATGCAGTTAATATAGTCCTCGCCCTGCGTCTTCACATATAATGTTGTACATGATGTAATCTGATCTTTTTCCTACTTATTACTCTGGTTCAACTGTACGAACTACTGAGGATTTAGATGATATATATAGGCCTGCTACTATAGAAAAAGTAAAGCACAAATTATGTGCTAAGTGGATCTACTGTAAACTGTTTATGCTTGATTTTAAGCTTGAAGTAAAATTGAAACTAGAGAAGTCTAAGATCAAGTTGTACATGGTATGAACAAGTGTACACCGCCTTATATCCTGATGATTATGTCGTGACAGCACAAAACAACAACAAACACAGCCAATTTGAgtgttgaattttgatttaactatatatattggATCGAGATGAAGATGGAGACAATGCAGCCAAGAAACCAGCTATAGGTTCCTTTATAAGTCAACAGTCCAATACTGCCTACTGAAGTTTTACAAACTCTAGCTTTTGTTAATCCCAGAAAAGATTTTGTTGCACAGGGCAATGAATTGTTTAGGAAATGATTTATTGCAAATTCAATTGTATAGAATCCaatactaattttaatatttacctTTGACTTGAGTTGAGTACACTGACTGATTGTCATTATCATTCCTATAACTCTGTTTGACACTCTTCGTCATGAAATATTTGAACCTTGATCTTTTGCTAAGCATCAGACCTGGGCATTGGTTTGGATTTTTAGAGGTCTTCAGGTTAGTACATCAATTCTCAGCAACCAAGAAACCAGCAATAAAATTTAGTATGGTATGTGTTCATGTGTAGTCTTTGGGATgtattaattactccctccgtccccttttacacgTCCATTTTCAAAATAAGTTGTCCctatttacatgtccatttacaattttaaaacaaatttaatgatagtttttcagaTCTATCCTCATAATTTGTAGTATTTCCAAGTCTTGacttattaaaaatttggttgAATTCAAGTTTTCAAGACATTAATTAGGGGTATTCCATCATTTTCAAGGCATTAGTTAGAGGTATTCAAGAAAAAAGTTAACATAATCAATTCTTCCTTGGTATGTgtgttttttccaaaatggacatgtaaaaggggacggaggaagtattgtTTATCAACCCGGTAATAGCCTTTTCTTTCTAGTGCCATGGTTCTGTTTAGCATCTgttattatgaaatattttgatCTTGATCTTTTGTTTAGTATTTGACCAACTCCTTTTACTTATCACTCGTTTTCATTGCTATGCTAGATGATTGTCTGTCCATATTCCATACTTTAGCTTAAACTTGCATCGTCCTCTATGTAGTACTATTAGGAATGTCGTGTCTGGGTGATGCCTAGGAGGGTCGTAGTTTTTCATGCCTACAAGTTTAATAATGACATTGTataattatttcttttgttaGCACTTGTGTTATTATTGACATGATATTCTAATCCACCCTTTTCCATGTATGATAGACTAGGAGTCTGGGGATAAAGCCCCTTTAACGTCTATTGCTGTTCATTACTCTGGTTAACCAACTAAATATTTACTGAGGAGTTACACGTTCTAAACTGTTAATGCTTGTTGAACCTTTGAGTGTAGATGGTAGGGAGAAGTCTGATGTCCCACGAGCCTATGCATGGTATTAACAAGTCCAcatcaattaatatattaacttcGTAATGCAGCTAATCTAAGTGTTAATTTGATCTCATCTATAGATTTGCTTGTATGATTTTAATGTGTACTTGTCAAAGTTGCTTCATCAACATTCACCCACAGTCTGGTATTTGCTCGTGTCCTTTTTCATACAACTTTGACAAGTACAACTTTAGCTTATTGGAGTCCTCCAACTTCAGCTTTCGTTCATTTcagattagtttttttttccttttgtatAATTAGCGTTTGACAAATCCTTAGAAATTATGTACTTACGTGTATTTTTACTAGTTTCTTGAATATAATAGTTTActtgtttgtttattgagaTTGCCTTATCGCTTATTGTTTATGTTGACTCAACTATGAGTTTATTGATTTTCCTTTATGTTTTCAGTATGGATGGTGGAGAGTGGTCCGAGATTACTAAGATAAAGTTGTTATACAAtgacttatatatttatattttccggCAACATCACAAAACAACCGAAGAACACAGTCAGTTTAGGTGTTTAGTTGATTCAACTATGAGTTGATCACTACTTTATTATGTAGTGCACACTTGAAAGTTACCACATAAAGTCCACAGCCCTCCAACTTTGCCTTCACTCTCGTATTTCACATTAAATTCAACGTATGCATCATATAGGAGTTATGACCACAGCTTATGTAAATCCCGGGTTATATTTTCAGTCAAACAGAAAGTAAATTTGtaacatataatttaatacAAATCTCACTGTATACTGCACTGGGTTCTTACCaagttaaattattaattgttaCTTAACTAGAATTAAGATGAGGACCTATTTCAAAGCATTGTCTGCTTCAAAAGGCCGTGAAAAGATTGCCAACTTGTGATATGGACTGAGATAGTTCTCAGTTACAGTGAAGTGTTCTGCAGTGGACCTCATACATTGTAAGCATCAGTCGGTGTTGTGTCATTGATTTTCATGTCATCTTCATTAATTTTATCAGTCTGTGTTGCGTCATTGATTTTCATGTCATCTTCATTAATTTTATGTCATCTGCAAAATTCTCCCTGTTAGCATGTTCATTATGTGCCTTTAAGCTACTACTACCGGGTGGATCTCAGTGATAAAATTTAAGGGGAGCACGTTTTTTAAATGGCAAAAAGCATTATTTGTCATTTCTTATAATGATATCAGATATACATAACATCACAAGTAGAGTATCTAATATAATTAGCTGTCTTCTGTTTTGAACCTTTGCCTCTGTTTTAATTTCTTACAAAATCCAAGCGGCACTTTTTTCTTCAAGGGGATGGCAGCTCATCGTTGTTAGCTGATTGCTTCTCCCTGGAAACActtatatttttagtttgtatgATATATGATGAACTATAGCTACTACTGTATCGCctgaatatataaaattttgtctcTAATCATGAAGACATATATGTCTTAGGTTATGATTTTTACACTTATTGCTGTGACAAATTTATTACGATAAATTAAATTGGCAAGTATCAACCTTTGTGCATATGATTGCTTTTTGTAGGCCGCTGGACTGGGGAATACTACACCATTAGGTGATACGGATCCTGCAAATGATGACGCGGAACAGTATATGGATACTACACCCGTAGGTAGTACTGAGCCTCGACATGATGCTGAACCGCCTTTTTCCGACATCACTGATAATGCATCGGGAACTGAGAACACAGGTACACAATAAGATTCTCATTATCATctcaattataaaaaataggtaAAGTTTATGTCTCACCTATTTGTAGGATACAGAGTTATTGACTTTATGGTAAAACAATTTGAGTACATAAATGACAGTATAGCTATACATATGTCTTGTGGTTTGAATACCAAAATACTTAAGTTGCAGAATGTAGCGAGATATTGGTTTTTACATATCAAATAATTAGAATGATGTTCTTGGTGCAGGTATGGAAGAGTTTCGTGGAGGGGTTAACCTCGAAAATACTGAGACCAACCTACCCCCAGCCATCCTCACTCCACAACCACCTGTCAACACTATTCCAAAGAAACCACGCAGGCCTTGTTACGGGTGGATCAGTGAAGACGAAGAGGAAAATGATGGCATTGTGCATCTCCCTGCCAGAGTACCAGGGAAAACTGTACGAAAATCTAGATGGGATGTTGGACCAAATGATATATAAACCTCAGCTACATCCATTCAGGAATTTTTTTATGGTTTTTGTTTTCTATCATGTCTTGGAAGTTGTTTCTACATTTTTAGTGAGAAAACCCATGAATGGCTAGTTCTTATGATTAATGTAGAAGTATAACTTGGAGCAAAGTTCTCAAATAACCGCATTTCATATGGTAAACTTTCAGCATCATTTTGAAGATTTTCTTAATGTGTTTCTTCCTATTTTTTCAAGAGAAGTTTTCTTTTCAAATTCAGTGGCAAGTTTGATTTTATATCAGGATGGCTTTGTGGTATAAACCAGGGTATTGGTTATATCTGCGGCCTTAGTTCTATCATTCTGTTAAATGCATAAAATTGTTCATAGCTAAATGCTTACATGAATCCAGGTTCCATGAATCCCGACTTCTAGCTGCTACCTTGAAGTGGAAAAAAAAAACCGATCAACTAGCTCTGTCGGCCTTCAAAGCAAAGATTTTTCATGATCCTCGACGATCTTTTAGCTCATGGAATAGATTTTAACATTTCAGGAGATTGCCAAGGTCAGCAAGTTGAAACGAGTTCTTCTTTCTAACAAGAAACTTTCAGGGAACCTTCTATGTTGGATGAGATACATTTCGAAAATAATGAATTAAACTGAACTATTCCTCCTGGTTTTGGGAATTTCCAGTGCTAGTCTTCTTAGATTTGTCTCAGAATGACCTTAGTGAAACTATACCGACAATCCACATATGACATTTCACCTTTTTCTGTTCCAGTTATATATTTCACATGCAGGGACGAAGCCACACGTAAAACTCGCGATCGGTGGGAGTCTGGGAccaattcaaaataatattaaaaatatgttgatataaattaaatctatgaaataatttacataaaattcaaatatcctGCGTTCGTTTGAATCATGAAATCTCGAAATTCATCTATTAAATTCTCAgtattataaagaaaaaagtaAATTAAATCTTATATGCAGTATATTTAACTGTTAGGAAGGGGGGCCAGACCTAAAATTCTATATTCTTTAacagaaaaaataatatatataataaaacattagatgaatttaatgtttttgaaatccgttaaattatatttaataatataatgataataattagacatatagattaaaataatcatacttatattatgtattatttttttttgacagttaTATTATGTATTAACTAATTAGGTGTGTTACCACTTATTATCTTGACTCGAACTTTcatattttctaataataatattcataattaaCTTTAGTTCCAAgttattaatttcttttgtgAAACGAGAAATAACtcctaattaattataatatagacCGACAATATCTCTCAACAATTCACTTTATATTCGGAATCTATCCTAACACAAATatgattaaaagataaaattaactaattcaaaacgaaaaaaatatatgtactgAGTTTTAAATAATCCGGGCTATTTAACTAGAGGCGACAGAGGAGAACActtctatattttaaatttagtatAATTAAAAGTTATGAGGCGACGGTAAAAGATGGAGCACAATAAAAAGGTAATATACACGATTGCATTCCTTGACTCGATAAAAGGGCTctgatattatttttaagactcTTAAAAGTTAAGGATGAAATTATTTTGAAAGCATGGTGATTTAAT is a window from the Daucus carota subsp. sativus chromosome 8, DH1 v3.0, whole genome shotgun sequence genome containing:
- the LOC108199028 gene encoding uncharacterized protein LOC108199028 — its product is MASRGRGRPRKPRESRMDAAVDKMVTFGFEEKDIKETVKELLTVYGGGPEAWPVIEDGCYSMLLEILLSKNLEKDEGGPSQTRNEEGTNGLEETMAAGLGNTTPLGDTDPANDDAEQYMDTTPVGSTEPRHDAEPPFSDITDNASGTENTGMEEFRGGVNLENTETNLPPAILTPQPPVNTIPKKPRRPCYGWISEDEEENDGIVHLPARVPGKTVRKSRWDVGPNDI